One window from the genome of Pandoraea fibrosis encodes:
- the rplA gene encoding 50S ribosomal protein L1: MAKISKRQQALAAKVDRNKLYPVGDALALVKECASAKFDESIDVAVQLGVDAKKSDQVVRGSVVLPAGTGKSVRVAVFAQGEKAEQAKAAGAEIVGMEDLAEQIKAGNMDFDIVIASPDTMRIVGTLGQILGPRGLMPNPKVGTVTPDVATAVKNAKAGQVQFRVDKGGIIHATIGRASFEPAALQKNLSALLEALTKAKPASSKGVYLRKIALSSTMGVGVRVD; this comes from the coding sequence ATGGCTAAGATCTCTAAGCGTCAACAAGCACTGGCCGCCAAGGTCGACCGCAACAAGCTGTACCCGGTCGGCGATGCTCTGGCCCTGGTCAAGGAATGCGCAAGCGCCAAGTTCGACGAGTCGATCGACGTCGCCGTGCAACTGGGCGTGGATGCGAAGAAGTCGGACCAAGTGGTTCGTGGTTCGGTCGTTCTGCCGGCAGGTACCGGCAAGTCGGTTCGCGTGGCCGTTTTCGCCCAAGGCGAAAAGGCTGAGCAAGCCAAGGCTGCCGGCGCTGAAATCGTTGGCATGGAAGACCTGGCCGAGCAGATCAAGGCCGGCAACATGGACTTCGATATCGTGATCGCTTCGCCGGACACGATGCGTATCGTCGGTACGCTGGGCCAGATCCTCGGCCCGCGCGGCCTGATGCCGAACCCGAAGGTTGGCACGGTGACCCCGGACGTTGCCACGGCTGTGAAGAACGCCAAGGCAGGTCAGGTGCAGTTCCGCGTTGACAAGGGCGGCATCATTCACGCCACGATCGGTCGCGCATCGTTCGAACCGGCAGCGCTGCAGAAGAACCTGTCGGCCCTGTTGGAAGCCCTGACGAAGGCCAAGCCGGCTTCGAGCAAGGGTGTCTACCTGCGCAAGATCGCCCTGTCGAGCACGATGGGCGTTGGCGTGCGTGTGGACTAG
- the secE gene encoding preprotein translocase subunit SecE produces the protein MANSPVETVRTTGDKLLLALAAVLVIAGVVAFYALEQQALYVRVAAIVVVLAIAAGVALASQTGKGFLAFAKDAYREVGKVVWPTRKEAAQTTAIVFAFVIVMALYLWISDKTIEWAVFSLILGWK, from the coding sequence ATGGCGAATTCTCCCGTAGAAACTGTGCGTACGACTGGCGACAAGCTGCTGCTGGCACTGGCCGCAGTGCTGGTGATTGCTGGCGTCGTGGCGTTCTACGCGTTGGAGCAACAGGCACTGTACGTGCGTGTCGCTGCCATCGTCGTCGTTCTGGCCATCGCAGCAGGTGTTGCATTGGCATCGCAAACCGGCAAAGGCTTCCTGGCTTTTGCCAAGGATGCGTATCGGGAAGTGGGTAAGGTCGTTTGGCCGACCCGTAAAGAGGCCGCTCAAACGACCGCGATTGTCTTCGCGTTCGTCATCGTCATGGCGTTGTATCTGTGGATCAGCGATAAGACGATTGAATGGGCAGTGTTCTCTTTGATTCTTGGCTGGAAGTGA
- the rplK gene encoding 50S ribosomal protein L11, with the protein MAKKIIGFIKLQIPAGKANPSPPVGPALGQRGLNIMEFCKAFNAQTQSLEPGLPIPVVITAFADKSFTFVLKTPPATVLIKKAANLQKGSSKPHTDKVGKITRAQAEEIAKTKMPDLTASDLDAAVRTIAGSARSMGITVEGL; encoded by the coding sequence ATGGCAAAGAAAATCATCGGCTTTATCAAGCTGCAGATTCCTGCAGGTAAAGCCAATCCGTCGCCCCCCGTGGGCCCGGCACTGGGTCAACGCGGCCTGAACATCATGGAGTTCTGCAAGGCGTTCAACGCGCAAACGCAGAGCCTCGAGCCGGGTCTGCCGATTCCGGTGGTGATCACCGCATTTGCAGACAAGAGCTTCACGTTCGTCCTGAAGACCCCGCCGGCAACGGTGCTGATCAAGAAGGCTGCCAACCTGCAAAAGGGTTCGAGCAAGCCGCACACCGACAAGGTGGGCAAGATCACCCGCGCACAAGCGGAAGAAATCGCGAAGACCAAGATGCCTGACCTTACCGCCTCCGATCTGGACGCTGCGGTTCGCACCATCGCTGGCAGCGCACGTTCGATGGGCATCACGGTGGAGGGTCTGTAA
- the nusG gene encoding transcription termination/antitermination protein NusG: MSDTGAAPSKKRWYVVHAYSGMEKSVAKALRERIARAGMEDYFGEILVPTEEVVETKGGHKSVTERRFFPGYVLCEMEMTDDTWHLVKNTAKVTGFVGGTGNRPIPIRQAEVDKIMSQIKDGVEKPRPKTLFEVGELVRVKDGPFTDFNGSVEEVNYEKSRLRVSVTIFGRATPVELEFGQVEKI; encoded by the coding sequence ATGTCTGATACCGGGGCTGCACCGAGTAAGAAGCGCTGGTACGTCGTTCATGCTTATTCCGGCATGGAAAAGAGCGTAGCCAAAGCGCTTCGCGAGCGCATTGCGCGCGCTGGCATGGAAGACTACTTCGGCGAAATTCTCGTTCCGACCGAAGAAGTTGTTGAAACAAAAGGTGGCCACAAGTCGGTCACCGAGCGTCGTTTCTTCCCCGGCTATGTGCTGTGTGAGATGGAAATGACGGACGACACGTGGCACTTGGTGAAGAATACCGCCAAGGTCACCGGCTTCGTCGGCGGTACGGGCAATCGTCCGATTCCGATCCGACAGGCCGAGGTCGACAAGATCATGTCGCAAATCAAGGACGGGGTGGAAAAGCCGCGTCCCAAGACGTTGTTCGAGGTGGGCGAGTTGGTTCGAGTCAAGGATGGTCCTTTCACGGACTTCAACGGCTCGGTGGAAGAAGTGAACTACGAAAAATCTCGCCTCCGTGTTTCCGTCACCATTTTCGGACGGGCGACTCCGGTAGAACTGGAGTTCGGACAAGTCGAAAAGATCTAA
- the tuf gene encoding elongation factor Tu, with amino-acid sequence MAKEKFQRTKPHVNVGTIGHVDHGKTTLTAAIATVLSSKFGGEAKNYADIDAAPEEKARGITINTAHIEYETANRHYAHVDCPGHADYVKNMITGAAQMDGAILVCSAADGPMPQTREHILLARQVGVPYIIVFLNKCDMVDDAELLELVEMEVRELLSKYDFPGDDLPIIKGSAKLALEGDKGELGEAAIMQLAEALDTYIPTPERAVDKAFLMPVEDVFSISGRGTVVTGRVESGVIKVGEEIEIVGITPTVKTICTGVEMFRKLLDQGQAGDNVGILLRGTKREEVQRGQVLAKPGSITPHTDFTGEVYVLSKDEGGRHTPFFNNYRPQFYFRTTDVTGSITLPEGKEMVMPGDNVSITVKLIAPIAMTEGLRFAIREGGRTVGAGVVAKILA; translated from the coding sequence ATGGCAAAGGAAAAGTTTCAGCGGACCAAGCCGCACGTAAACGTTGGCACCATCGGTCACGTTGACCATGGCAAGACGACCCTGACGGCCGCTATCGCAACGGTTCTGTCGTCGAAGTTCGGCGGCGAAGCCAAGAACTACGCTGACATCGACGCAGCGCCGGAAGAAAAGGCACGCGGTATTACCATCAACACCGCACACATCGAGTACGAAACGGCTAACCGCCACTACGCACACGTTGACTGCCCGGGCCACGCCGACTACGTCAAGAACATGATTACCGGTGCTGCCCAGATGGACGGCGCTATCCTGGTTTGCTCGGCTGCTGACGGCCCGATGCCGCAGACGCGTGAGCACATCCTGCTGGCTCGTCAGGTTGGCGTGCCGTACATCATCGTGTTCCTGAACAAGTGCGACATGGTCGACGACGCCGAGCTGCTCGAGCTGGTCGAAATGGAAGTTCGCGAACTCCTGTCGAAGTACGACTTCCCGGGCGACGATCTGCCGATCATCAAGGGTTCGGCCAAGCTGGCGCTGGAAGGCGACAAGGGCGAACTCGGCGAAGCCGCCATCATGCAATTGGCTGAAGCCCTCGACACGTACATCCCGACGCCGGAGCGTGCAGTCGACAAGGCATTCCTGATGCCGGTGGAAGACGTGTTCTCGATCTCGGGTCGCGGTACGGTTGTGACGGGTCGCGTTGAGTCGGGCGTGATCAAGGTCGGCGAAGAAATCGAAATCGTTGGCATCACGCCGACGGTCAAGACGATTTGCACGGGCGTTGAAATGTTCCGCAAGCTGCTCGACCAAGGTCAGGCAGGCGATAACGTCGGTATTCTGCTGCGCGGCACGAAGCGTGAAGAAGTCCAGCGTGGTCAGGTTCTGGCCAAGCCGGGTTCGATCACGCCGCACACGGACTTCACGGGCGAAGTGTACGTTCTGTCGAAGGATGAAGGTGGTCGTCACACCCCGTTCTTCAACAACTACCGTCCGCAGTTCTACTTCCGCACGACGGACGTGACGGGCTCGATCACCCTGCCGGAAGGCAAGGAAATGGTCATGCCGGGCGATAACGTTTCGATCACCGTCAAGCTGATCGCTCCGATCGCCATGACGGAAGGTCTGCGTTTCGCAATCCGCGAAGGTGGCCGTACTGTCGGCGCCGGCGTGGTTGCAAAGATCTTAGCTTAA